The proteins below are encoded in one region of Stieleria sp. JC731:
- a CDS encoding ABC-F family ATP-binding cassette domain-containing protein, producing the protein MAVLIQVRDAHKRYGDQVLLDGAEVSLTDDVKVGFIGRNGAGKSTFLRAILGDEELEKGEVIHHPSLRIGYLRQHDPFKPGESALDFLMRESGQPDWKCGEVAGQFELKGDYLNGPVKSLSGGWQTRVKLAGLLLNDPNMLMLDEPTNFLDLRTQILLEHFLRNFNKAALIVSHDRAFLKATCSQTLELSRGQLTMFSGTIDRFLEYREERREHDRRVNATVAAKQKQLKRFIDKNRANAATASQARSKAKQLERLQTTEVETDERTVQIRAPLVNPRQGTVMRADGLAIGYPDHTVADNISIEIEHGQRAAIVGDNGQGKTTLLRTLVDSLAPIEGQIKWGHGTELGTYAQHVYTSIDERRTVLEHLEYESNAETTRQDCLNMAGALLFRDSHIHKKVKVLSGGERARLCMAGLLLGTANVLVLDEPGNHLDVETVEALAEALIQYEGTVIFTSHDRHFMSRVATNVIEVRDGTVKNYFGDYESYLQSVESEIDQGERERASNNSASTSGSKSKSTALDYRESQRESRKAEKEIKNLEKKIARLDEEKKSINDKLLTETDPSKAVKLHEELTRVTEELESAEERWLELSDF; encoded by the coding sequence ATGGCAGTTCTGATCCAAGTTCGTGATGCTCACAAACGCTATGGAGATCAGGTTCTTCTCGATGGCGCCGAAGTTTCGTTGACGGACGATGTCAAAGTCGGATTTATCGGACGAAACGGGGCCGGTAAAAGTACGTTTCTGCGTGCAATCCTCGGTGACGAAGAACTTGAAAAAGGCGAAGTCATTCACCATCCCTCGCTGCGCATCGGCTATCTGCGACAGCACGACCCCTTCAAACCAGGCGAATCGGCACTCGATTTCCTGATGCGTGAAAGCGGCCAACCGGATTGGAAATGCGGTGAAGTTGCCGGCCAATTCGAGCTTAAAGGCGACTACCTCAATGGCCCCGTCAAGTCGCTTTCGGGCGGATGGCAAACTCGGGTTAAGCTAGCCGGCCTTCTGCTGAATGATCCCAACATGCTGATGTTGGACGAACCGACAAACTTCCTTGATTTGCGTACGCAGATTCTGCTGGAACATTTTCTGCGCAACTTCAACAAGGCAGCGCTGATTGTCAGCCACGACCGTGCGTTTCTGAAGGCGACTTGTTCTCAGACGTTAGAACTGTCCCGCGGCCAACTGACGATGTTTTCCGGCACGATCGATCGGTTTTTGGAATACCGCGAAGAACGTCGCGAACATGATCGCCGCGTTAATGCGACGGTTGCCGCCAAGCAAAAGCAACTCAAGCGATTCATCGACAAAAACCGTGCCAACGCGGCGACGGCCAGCCAAGCTCGTAGTAAAGCGAAGCAACTGGAACGACTTCAGACAACGGAAGTCGAAACCGATGAGCGAACCGTGCAAATTCGCGCCCCATTGGTGAACCCTCGACAAGGCACGGTGATGCGTGCCGACGGTCTGGCGATTGGGTACCCCGATCACACCGTTGCCGACAATATTTCGATCGAGATCGAACATGGTCAGCGAGCCGCAATCGTCGGTGATAACGGTCAAGGTAAAACAACGCTGTTGCGGACGCTGGTTGATTCATTGGCTCCCATCGAAGGCCAAATTAAATGGGGGCACGGGACCGAACTGGGCACTTACGCCCAGCACGTCTATACCAGCATCGATGAACGACGAACCGTCTTGGAACACCTTGAATACGAATCCAATGCGGAAACAACCCGTCAAGATTGCTTGAACATGGCCGGCGCGCTGCTATTCCGCGATAGCCACATTCACAAGAAAGTCAAAGTCCTGTCCGGAGGTGAGCGTGCCCGATTGTGCATGGCAGGCTTGCTGCTGGGCACCGCCAATGTTCTCGTACTTGACGAACCCGGCAACCACTTGGACGTCGAAACCGTCGAAGCGTTGGCCGAGGCATTGATCCAATACGAAGGCACGGTGATCTTTACCTCGCACGACCGACACTTCATGAGTCGCGTCGCTACGAATGTCATCGAAGTTCGTGACGGAACGGTTAAGAACTACTTCGGTGACTACGAGTCGTACCTGCAAAGCGTCGAGAGCGAAATTGACCAAGGCGAACGTGAACGCGCCTCCAACAATTCGGCATCGACCTCAGGCAGCAAATCCAAGTCAACAGCGCTCGACTATCGCGAGAGCCAACGTGAATCGCGTAAGGCCGAGAAGGAAATCAAGAATCTCGAGAAGAAGATTGCTCGTCTTGATGAAGAGAAGAAAAGCATCAACGACAAATTGTTGACGGAGACGGATCCCAGTAAAGCCGTCAAGCTTCATGAAGAACTGACCAGGGTTACCGAAGAGTTGGAATCGGCAGAAGAACGCTGGTTGGAATTAAGCGATTTTTAG
- the alaS gene encoding alanine--tRNA ligase — protein MKTDELREKYLDFFETKGCVRKPSDVLVPTWDPSVLFTPAGMNQFKDHFLGKVKLDFTRATTCQKCLRTGDIENVGRTAFHHTFFEMLGNFSFGDYFKKEAIAWAWEFLTDKKWLGIAPERLTVTVYKDDDEAFGIWHDSIGLPESRITRMDEDENFWPASAPSEGPDGVCGPCSEIYYNLDDGSDVEIWNLVFTQFNRVGDPPDNLKPLPSQNIDTGMGLERTASVLQGVPTNFHIDTLRPIVDAASEVCGVKYELDSDNGRRLRRITDHARACTFAIHENVYPGRDKAKYVVRRLIRRAVLDGYQMDLREPFLHKLVPAVAEASKTPYPELAETLERVSEVIEAEEKAFFGTIDGGMKRIEQLFGEMEEEAAVMVPGKEAASLNTTYGVPPELLQTIAAERNFTFDWDGYKNAMHQHAIDSGAGQVELFQTGPLETLKEALRETPFVGYDTVESEAIVKGIITGDGKGKDDEGQLLSKLSRPDDAELRLVLDHSPFYGESGGQIGDTGTISSDEFEFQVIDTQKHGGLIVHHGKLVSGEIKEGVTCKATVDTDRRGALARAHSATHILHHALHNNVGQHAQQQGSKVEEDRLRFDFTNQKPIDDSILAKIERDVVARIGEKSDVSWKTVPLADARQAGAMMLFGEKYPDPVRMVSIGDYSKELCAGTHVSNTGDVASFELMAEESVSAGTRRIVALTGQRAEEHREQTQQLLGKLAKLLGTDESKVNGALEQLADDVRQLRKELTSGKPGDHAEAFAIAGDCPKDYIDDYFGVRDVVRQVSRRLNVSQDDVLTRVESLLGERSELIKQLKQATAGGKITADDLIAQGEKVGDCMVVVAEVPGANPNVMRGWIDQIRKKSPGGSAVLLGTVQGDKVLLVGGLSNSLVDQGLKAGQWVGAAAKIVGGGGGGRPDMAQAGGKDPAKLPEALADAKDSMKAKLNA, from the coding sequence ATGAAGACAGACGAATTACGCGAAAAGTACCTCGACTTCTTTGAAACCAAAGGCTGTGTCCGCAAACCGAGTGACGTGCTCGTCCCTACCTGGGACCCATCGGTCCTGTTCACCCCCGCGGGGATGAACCAGTTCAAGGACCACTTTTTGGGGAAAGTCAAACTGGACTTCACCCGCGCGACAACTTGCCAAAAATGCCTGCGAACCGGGGATATCGAAAACGTCGGACGCACCGCGTTCCACCACACGTTTTTTGAAATGCTGGGCAACTTCTCGTTCGGTGACTACTTCAAGAAAGAAGCGATCGCTTGGGCGTGGGAATTTTTGACCGACAAGAAATGGCTGGGCATCGCGCCGGAACGTTTGACCGTGACGGTCTACAAGGACGATGACGAAGCGTTCGGAATCTGGCATGACTCGATCGGATTGCCAGAAAGCCGCATCACGCGGATGGACGAAGACGAAAACTTCTGGCCCGCGTCGGCTCCCAGCGAAGGCCCCGATGGCGTCTGCGGTCCTTGCAGCGAAATTTATTACAACCTGGATGACGGCAGCGATGTCGAAATCTGGAACCTGGTCTTCACGCAGTTCAACCGAGTCGGCGACCCACCGGATAACCTCAAGCCACTTCCGAGTCAAAATATCGACACCGGAATGGGACTAGAACGTACCGCCAGTGTTCTGCAAGGTGTTCCGACGAACTTCCACATCGATACGCTGCGTCCGATCGTCGACGCAGCCAGCGAAGTTTGCGGTGTGAAGTACGAACTCGATAGTGACAACGGTCGCCGACTTCGACGAATCACGGACCATGCACGTGCTTGCACGTTTGCCATTCACGAAAACGTCTATCCCGGCCGCGACAAAGCAAAGTATGTCGTGCGTCGTTTGATCCGCCGCGCCGTCCTAGACGGCTACCAAATGGATCTGCGCGAGCCGTTCCTGCACAAGCTTGTTCCTGCGGTTGCCGAAGCCAGCAAGACGCCTTATCCGGAATTGGCCGAAACACTCGAACGCGTTAGCGAAGTCATCGAAGCCGAAGAGAAAGCTTTCTTCGGTACGATCGATGGCGGTATGAAACGGATCGAACAACTGTTCGGCGAAATGGAAGAAGAAGCCGCAGTGATGGTTCCGGGCAAAGAAGCCGCCTCGCTGAACACGACCTACGGCGTACCTCCAGAATTGCTGCAGACAATCGCTGCCGAACGTAATTTTACGTTCGATTGGGACGGCTACAAAAACGCGATGCACCAACACGCGATCGATAGCGGTGCTGGCCAAGTCGAACTGTTCCAGACCGGACCGCTGGAAACGCTGAAAGAAGCTCTTCGTGAAACGCCATTTGTCGGATACGACACTGTCGAATCCGAGGCCATCGTCAAAGGGATCATTACCGGCGACGGTAAAGGCAAAGACGACGAAGGACAACTGCTTAGCAAGCTCAGCCGCCCCGACGACGCGGAACTGCGTCTCGTACTGGATCATTCACCGTTTTATGGTGAATCCGGCGGGCAAATCGGCGATACCGGAACGATCTCTTCGGACGAATTTGAATTCCAAGTCATCGATACCCAAAAACATGGTGGCCTGATCGTTCACCACGGAAAGCTGGTCAGTGGCGAGATCAAAGAAGGCGTGACTTGCAAAGCCACCGTTGACACCGATCGACGTGGAGCCCTCGCACGTGCCCACTCGGCGACACATATTCTTCACCACGCGCTGCACAACAACGTCGGGCAACATGCCCAACAACAGGGTAGCAAGGTTGAAGAAGACCGCTTGCGATTTGACTTTACCAACCAGAAACCAATCGACGACAGTATTCTCGCCAAGATCGAACGCGATGTGGTCGCACGCATTGGCGAAAAGTCAGATGTCAGCTGGAAAACCGTACCGCTGGCCGACGCTCGACAAGCCGGTGCGATGATGCTGTTCGGGGAAAAATACCCCGATCCAGTTCGCATGGTGTCCATTGGCGATTACAGCAAAGAGCTTTGTGCCGGAACGCACGTCAGCAATACCGGCGACGTCGCATCATTTGAATTGATGGCCGAAGAAAGCGTCTCCGCTGGAACTCGCCGAATTGTTGCCTTGACCGGGCAACGGGCCGAAGAGCATCGCGAACAGACCCAGCAGTTGCTTGGCAAACTCGCCAAGTTGCTTGGCACCGATGAATCGAAAGTCAACGGCGCACTGGAGCAACTTGCCGATGACGTTCGTCAGCTTCGTAAAGAACTGACAAGCGGAAAGCCCGGCGATCATGCCGAAGCGTTCGCGATCGCTGGCGATTGCCCCAAAGACTACATCGATGATTATTTCGGCGTTCGTGATGTTGTGCGTCAGGTCTCGCGTCGACTGAATGTCTCGCAGGACGATGTGCTTACCCGCGTCGAATCGCTTTTGGGTGAACGATCAGAACTGATCAAACAACTCAAACAAGCAACAGCCGGCGGTAAGATCACCGCAGATGACTTGATCGCCCAAGGCGAAAAGGTTGGCGACTGCATGGTCGTTGTTGCCGAAGTCCCTGGCGCCAACCCCAACGTCATGCGTGGCTGGATCGATCAAATTCGCAAGAAAAGCCCAGGCGGTTCGGCGGTGCTTCTAGGGACCGTCCAAGGCGACAAAGTCTTGCTGGTCGGCGGTCTTTCTAATTCACTGGTCGATCAAGGTTTAAAAGCTGGTCAGTGGGTCGGTGCGGCTGCCAAGATCGTTGGCGGGGGCGGAGGCGGTCGGCCCGACATGGCACAAGCCGGCGGTAAAGACCCAGCCAAACTTCCTGAAGCTTTGGCAGACGCCAAAGACTCGATGAAGGCGAAGCTGAACGCCTAG